The Vulpes vulpes isolate BD-2025 unplaced genomic scaffold, VulVul3 u000000659, whole genome shotgun sequence genome contains a region encoding:
- the LOC140597437 gene encoding USP6 N-terminal-like protein, with translation MSEIAAVLLMFLPEEDAFWALAQLMVGDRHSMHGFFVPGFPKLLRFQRHHERVLQRALPDLRKHMDEEQMSTGIYSPKWFLQCFLGRTPFSLTLKLWDAYILDGERVLTAMAYTILKVHRKRLLKLPLDGLREFLQDSLAQPWTLEDEAVLRQLRCSMTQLPRMRCDLPPPAGPEEFPTRPLGLEPVSPAPGPLLPSPASEPPPRVEEPASPGPAARPEPPGPPPGQAIVQLAPQPRRWNSLPTLPGQQDGAGGPGTWWA, from the exons atgagcgagatcgcggccgtcctcctcatgttcctgcccgaggaggacgccttctgggcgctggcccagctgatggtgggcgaccggcactccatgcacg gcttcttcgtcccgggcttcccgaagctcctcaggttccagagacatcacgagcgggtcctccaaagagctctcccggacctgaggaagcacatg gacgaggagcagatgtccaccggcatctacagccccaaatggtttctccagtgcttcctcggccgg acccccttctcgctcaccctgaagctgtgggatgcctacatcctcgatggggagagggtgctcacggccatggcctacaccatcctcaaggtgcacagga agcgcctcctgaagctgcccctggatgggctccgggagttcctccaggactctctggcccagccctggacCCTGGAGGACGAGGCGGTGCTCAGACAACTTCGGtgctccatgacccagctccccaggatgcggtgcgacctgcccccgccag cgggacctgaggagttccccacgaggcccctgggcctggagccagtgtccccggcgcccgggcctctcctcccttctccggcctctgagccaccgcccagggtggaggagccagcctccccgggcccagccgcccggcctgagccgcccggaccccctcccggccaggccatcgtccaacttgccccccagccccggcggtggaactccctccccaccctcccggggcaacaagacggtgcaggcggccccgggacatgGTGGGCTTGA
- the LOC140597436 gene encoding protein arginine N-methyltransferase 2-like, with translation MPPARRPESAPRLRGPLAPPTAPPTALPGPAHRTLPLRAPHRRNSQRRTTGASHGLKRRSSAIKEFFSKPKYNHILKPEDCLSEPCTILQLDTRTVQIADLETTSGELHFEIRKAGALHGFTAWFSVRFQSPEEDEPQLVLSTGPFHPTTHWRQVLFMMDEPMSMLSGDVVTGSVVLQRNPVWRRHMSVALSWSVTSTQDPTSQKVGEKVFPIWRRRSKLWEAGAAGTSPGGDALGCEPAFLWPASSPARRRDTRVRARSLPRASTGAAWGSAGTPHPCHCPCLCSRSRRCPQVSTVWLVAESVAPCP, from the exons atgccccccgcacggcggcctgagtctgcaccccggctccgcggccccctggccccgcccacggccccgcccacggcccttcccggccccgcccaccgcaCGCTGCCGCTCCGAGCCCCACATCGCAGAAACAGCCAGAGACGGACAACAGGAGCTTCGCACGGACTGAAGCGAAG ATCTTCAGCAATTAAGGAGTTTTTTTCGAAGCCCAAGTACAACCACATTTTGAAGCCAGAAGACTGTCTGTCTGAACCGTGCACCATCCTGCAGCTGGACACGAGAACCGTGCAGATCGCTGACCTGGAG ACCACGAGCGGTGAGCTGCACTTTGAGATCAGGAAGGCCGGCGCGCTGCATGGATTCACTGCCTGGTTCAGTGTCCGGTTCCAGAGCCCGGAGGAGGACGAGCCGCAGCTGGTGCTGAGCACAGGCCCGTTTCACCC AACCACCCACTGGAGGCAGGTGCTGTTTATGATGGACGAGCCCATGTCCATGCTCTCGGGAGATGTGGTCACAGGCTCGGTTGTGCTGCAGAGAAACCCCGTGTGGAGGAGGCACATGTCCGTGGCGCTCAGCTGGTCCGTCACTTCCACACAAGACCCCACATCGCAGAAA GTGGGAGAGAAGGTCTTTCCCATCTGGAGACGACGGTCGAAGTTGTGGGAAGCAGGTGCTGCAGGAACGAGCCCGGGCGGAGACGCGCTTGGATGTGAGCCCGCGTTCCTGTGGCCCGCGAGCTCCCCTGCCCGGCGGCGGGACACCCGTGTGCGTGCGCGCTCCCTTCCTCGGGCCTCCACAGGCGCCGCGTGGGGCTCGGCGGGGACCCCTCACCCCTGTCACTGCCCGTGTCTGTGCTCTAGAAGTAGGCGTTGTCCCCAGGTGTCCACAGTCTGGCTCGTGGCCGAGTCGGTGGCACCGTGTCCCTAA